From the Pomacea canaliculata isolate SZHN2017 linkage group LG4, ASM307304v1, whole genome shotgun sequence genome, one window contains:
- the LOC112562224 gene encoding uncharacterized protein LOC112562224, with the protein MELKVPKIPVCVAIACCGVALLFQLVAVAGTGWRVNKQTGRETGLFRGCVYGVCSDIVSRIMPDWFRATQAFSILGFFAIAGSLAVGILHAVLENTRVLSILGIASCAASVGALLIEVAVFGGGVGNDIYDYSSFGYGFILSVIACIVSVGAAVCFAIELRRYNNEYISLS; encoded by the exons ATGGAACTGAAGGTACCCAAGATTCCAGTGTGTGTGGCGATCGCCTGTTGCGGGGTGGCCTTGTTGTTCCAGCTGGTGGCTGTGGCGGGTACCGGCTGGCGTGTCAACAAGCAAACTGGTCGAGAAACCGGTTTGTTCCGCGGTTGTGTTTATGGCGTGTGTAGCGATATCGTGAGCAGGATTATGCCAG ACTGGTTCAGGGCGACTCAGGCGTTCTCCATCCTGGGATTCTTCGCCATCGCCGGAAGTCTGGCAGTTGGAATTCTCCATGCTGTTCTGGAAAATACACGTGTCCTGTCTATTCTCGGCATTGCTTCGTGCGCTGCTTCCG TCGGAGCCCTGTTAATTGAAGTTGCTGTGtttggaggtggggtgggtaaCGACATATATGATTATTCCAGCTTCGGCTACGGGTTCATCTTGTCTGTCATCGCCTGCATTGTCAGTGTCGGGGCTGCAGTCTGTTTTGCAATAGAACTTCGACGATATAACAATGAATACATTTCTCTCAGTTAG